Below is a genomic region from Fibrobacter sp. UBA4297.
GCCTCTATACTTTTGGACTTTTTTCGCGTTCACGCTCTGCTTTTTTGGCTACAAGACGGTCGGGCTTTTGCCGATTCTTGCCGTTGTGCGTTTTGCACACGGACTGTTCTTTGGCATTTCGAGCACAGCAAGTAACACAGTCGCCATTGACGCCCTGCCAGCAAGCCGCCGCGGCGAAGGCATCGGGTACTTTGGAATCAGCGTGAACTTGGCCTTCGCCACCGGTCCCATGACCGGAATGTTCCTGTACGAAGCGTTCGGTGACACAATCGTTTTCGCGATTTCCACATTGCTCTGCATCATCGGCCTCATTCTCGTACAAACGCTCAAGCTAAAGCCACGCGAAAAAAAGCAACGCGCCCCTCTCTCTCTTGACCGATTCTTCCTCACACGCGCCGTTCCGCAATTTGCAAACTTCATCTTCGTCGGATTTGCATACGGCCCCGTCACAAACTACATCGCCATTTACGCAGGCGAGCTTGGCATCGGTGGGTCAGGCTGGTTCTACGCACTCATCGCGACAGGCCTCATTTTGAACCGCATTATGACAGGTCGACTCATTGACCGCGGTTACCTGATTCACCTCGTCGGTTCCGGCATGACACTGATTGTCGTCGCTTACTTTATTCTCGCCTTTTGCCATGGTCCCATCGCATTTTTCACAGCAGCATTTCTCATTGGCAC
It encodes:
- a CDS encoding MFS transporter, whose translation is MATSNEKPALWTRNFTTCAAANFLLFFSFYQLLPILPLYIIDKFQTDNATAGFIISLYTIGALACRPFAGFLVDTFSRKPLYFWTFFAFTLCFFGYKTVGLLPILAVVRFAHGLFFGISSTASNTVAIDALPASRRGEGIGYFGISVNLAFATGPMTGMFLYEAFGDTIVFAISTLLCIIGLILVQTLKLKPREKKQRAPLSLDRFFLTRAVPQFANFIFVGFAYGPVTNYIAIYAGELGIGGSGWFYALIATGLILNRIMTGRLIDRGYLIHLVGSGMTLIVVAYFILAFCHGPIAFFTAAFLIGTSLGLIFPGYQTMCVNLARHDQRGTANSTYLSGWDIGIGAGILVGGAMANHFSMHRQVFLACAIALIIADIMFLTYTSRHYLKNKLEG